Sequence from the Lysobacter capsici genome:
CGAACGCATTCTCGCCGGCTGGGTCGGCGAGTTGCCGGTGACGTTCTATCGCGAACGCGAGGTACTGGGGTTCGCGCAGGACGACAGCGGGGTCGACATCGTCATGTCCGACGGCAAGTCCTTGCGTTCGCAGTACATGATCGGTTGCGACGGCGGACGCAGCCGCGTGCGCAAGATCGCCGGCATCGATTTTCCCGGTTGGGACCCGACCATCAGCAGTCTGATCGCCGAGGTCGAGATGACCCAGACGCCGGAATTGGGCGTGCATCGCAGCGAACTGGGCGTGCATGCGTTCGGGCGGACCGAATACGAGATCCGCGACGGCCAGGTGATCTACAAGGACGAGGGGCCGATCAAGGTGATGGTCACCGAGGCGAGCGTCTCGGCGACGAACGATGAGCCGACCTTGGACGATCTGAGCCGGGCGTTGATCGCTGCATGCGGGACCGATTACGGCGCGCACAGCCCCACCTGGATTTCGCGTTTCACCGACGTGAGCCGGCAGGCGGCGACGTATCGCAGCGGACGCGTGCTGTTGGCGGGCGATGCGGCGCATGTGCATGCGCCCGATGGCGGTCATGGCTTGCAGACCGGCGTGCAGGACGCGATGAATCTGGGCTGGAAGCTGGCTCAGGTGATCAAGGGTACGTCGCCGGACAGTCTGCTCGACAGCTATCACGCCGAGCGGCATCCGGTCGCGGCGCGGGTGCTGCGCAATACGATGGCCTCGACCGCGTTGCGCCCGGCGGATGCGCGCACGACGGCGTTGCGCGACACGGTGGCCGAACTGCTCGGCATGGATGAGCCGTACCGGCGATTCGCCGCGATGATGACGGGGCTGGATATCCGCTACGACTTCGGCGAGGGGCATCCCTTGCTTGGGCGGCGCATGCCGGATCTGGATCTGGTGACTGCCGGGGGGCCGTTGCGTGTTTACCGCTTGCTGCACGGTGCGCGACCGGTGCTGATCAACTTCGGCGAGGCCGGTGGTTTCGATAGTTCGGGTTGGGCCGATCGGGTGCAGGCGATCGATGCCGGGTACGCGGGGGCTTGGGAGTTGCCCGCGCTTGGCGTGGTCGCCGCGCCTACGGCCGTGTTGGTTCGACCGGATGGGTATGTGGCCTGGGTAGGCGAGGGAAGTTGGCGGGGGCTGGCGGATGCGTTGACCGCGTGGTTTGGGGCGCCTGCGGCCGTTTAGTGAGATCGGTCTGGCCGATGCGTGCGGTTGTTGAGATGCGTGTCGCTGCAGGCTAGATCTCATGCATAGGGCACAGTTCCGACTGTAGGAGCGGCGCGAGCCGCGACCGCGACATCGCGCTTACGTCGCATCTGTGGTGTCGCGGTCGCGGCTCGCGCCGCTCCTACAGGGGGAAACGAAACGGCCGGGAACGTGGAGGTGCTTCCGGCCGTGCGGGCTTGAGGTTCTCGGTAAAAGTTGAGGCCATGGTGCCGACTGTAGGACGGCGTCTTATTGGATTTCTTCGGTCATTAGCCGCGAGCGGACATCGCGCCTACGTCGTATTTGTATTGTCGCGGTCGCGGCTCGCGCCGCTCCTACAGGGGGAAACGAAACGGCCGGGAGAGCGGGGCTCTTCCGGCCGTTTTTTTGTCGCGATGGATGGGGCTCAGGATTTCGCGGCTTGTTGCTCGCGTTCGATCGCGCGCCAGCCGATGTCGTTGCGGTGGAACTCGCCATCCCAGCCGATCTTCGCCAATGCGGCGTAGGCTTCGCGCTGCGCCTGAGCGACGTCGTCGCCCAGCGCGCACACGCACAGCACGCGGCCGCCGGCGGTCAGCACTTCGCCGTTCGGGCCGAGCTTGGTGCCGGCCTGGAAGACCTTCGCGTGGGCGGGCTGCGCCGCGTCCAGGCCGTGGATGACGTCGCCGGCCTTCGGGGTGTCCGGGTAGTTCGCCGCGGCCATCACCACGCCGAGCGAGGGACGCGGGTTCCATTGCGCTTGCGTGGTGTCGAGCTTGCCGTCGAGCGCGGCTTCGACCAGGTCGAGCAGGTCGGAGTCCAGACGCAGCATCACCGGCTGAGTTTCCGGGTCGCCGAAGCGCACGTTGAATTCGATGACTTTCGGCGCGCCGTGCGCGTCGATCATCAGGCCGGCGTAGAGGAAACCGGTGAACGGCACGCCGTCGGCGATCATGCCGTCGACGGTCGGCATCACCACTTCGCGCATCACGCGCGCGTGCACTTCGGGCGTCACCACCGGCGCGGGCGAGTAGGCGCCCATGCCGCCGGTGTTGGGGCCGGTGTCGCCGTCGAACACGCGCTTGTGGTCTTGCGAGGTCGCCATCGGCAGCGCGTGCTTGCCGTCGACCATGGAGATGAAGCTGGCTTCTTCGCCGTCGAGAAATTCCTCGATCACCACGCGCGCGCCGGCGGCGCCGAAGGCGTTGCCCGAGAGCATGTCGGTGACCGCGGCTTCGGCTTCGTCCAGGGTCATCGCCACGATCACGCCCTTGCCGGCGGCCAGGCCATCGGCCTTGACCACGATCGGCGCGCCTTTCTCGCGAACATAGGCCAGCGCGGCGTCGACGTCGGTGTGCACGGCGTAGTACGCGGTCGGGATGCCGTGGCGGGCGAGGAAGTCCTTGGCGTAAGCCTTGCTGCCTTCGAGCTGGGCGGCGGCGGCGGTCGGTCCGAAGATGCGCAGGCCGGCGGCGCGGAAGCGGTCGACCACGCCAGCCACCAGCGGGGCTTCGGGGCCCACTACGGTCAGCGCGACGTTTTCGTCGGCGACCAGCTGGAGCAGGCCGTCGATGTCGGTGGCGGCCACGGCGACATTGCGGCAACGTCCCTCGTGCGCGGTGCCGGCGTTGCCGGGCGCGACCAGCACTTCGTCGATGCGCGGCGACTGGGCGAGCTTCCAGGCCAGCGCGTGTTCGCGCCCGCCGGAACCGATGACGAGGACTTTCATGGATGCTCCTGGCCACGACGGGCCGCGATGGCGTGGGGTACGCGGATTGGAGATTTTACGCGAGTGTGGGTGGGGTTGAGTGTCGGGCATCGGGAATGCGATGTGGGCGAGGTGGCGCGGTCGCGGCTTGCGCCGCTCCTACAGGGGGCGGTTGTAGCCGCGAAGTCCGACTGTAGGAGCGGCGCGAGCCGCGACCGCGACACTCGCCAGCGACGCGATCAGGATGTCGCAGCCGCAACTTGGATTACCGGATCGTCGACCCGGACACGATCACGCCATCCTTGCGCATCCGCCCGATCGCCAGATCCGCCAGGCTGTCCCACAACGGCGGCGGCAGCCGGTTCTTGCGCAGATGCCACAGCAAGGCGATGGACTGCGAACGACCTTCGCGCCAGGTGAGCGTCGCGCGCCAGGACGGTTGCAGGGTTTTCGGGTCCAGCAGTTCGACCCGGTAATGCTGCTCGCTGACGCTGCGGCCGTCGTACTGCAGGTCCTGCAGCGCGACCCGCAGCACCGGCGCGTTGAATTCGCGCAGGCGCTGCATGGTTTGCGCCTGGTACTGCGCGGCGGCATCGCGATCGGCGGCGCGGGTGGTCTGGCCGAAACGTTCTTCGTCGCTGCGCGCGGCGAATTCGCGGGTGGTGTAGCCCAACTGGTCGAACCGTCTGGCCAGCGCGCGCGCGACCTGCACGGTGTAGTCGCGGCGCAGGCCGGCGCCGATTTCCAGCGACACGTCGGGTTCGACCACCAGCACCGCGACCGACGATCCATCGATGCGATAGTCGCCGAGCGTTTCGCTGTCGACCGCCTGCCGGCGCGTGTACTGCCATGCGCCCCAGATCGCCATCACCGCGAGCAACACCGCGATCACCGTGAGCTTGCGCGCGATCGAACGGCCGAGATTGCGGCCCAACGACGGCCGCTCGCTCAGGCCGGTCGCAGCATCGAGCTCGGCCCTGGGCCCGGCGGCGCCCGACCTGGACGCGCCGGGCTTGGAGGAGTCGGAATCAGAAGGATCGGACATAAGCGATCAAGCGCCGCCGCGAGCGCCGAAGCGATCGCGGCCGCGCCAAGCTTCAACCTCAATGACGGAAATGACGCACGCCGGTGAACACCATCGCCAGCCCGTGCTCGTCGGCGGCGGCGATCACTTCGTTGTCGCGCATCGAGCCGCCCGGCTGGATCACCGCCTTGATGCCGGCCGCGGCCGCGGCGTCGATGCCGTCGCGGAACGGGAAGAACGCATCCGACGCCATCACCGAGCCCGGCACGACCAGGCCGGCTTCCTCGGCCTTGAGCGCGGCGATCTTGGCGCTGACCACGCGGCTCATCTGGCCGGCGCCGATGCCGATGCTGCGGTGATCGCGCGCATAGACGATGGCGTTGGACTTGACGAACTTGGCGATGCGCCAGGCGAACAGCAGGTCGCTGAGCTGGGCCTCGGTCGGGGCGAGCTTGCTGACCACTTTCAACTCGTCGCGGCCTACTTCGCGCAGGTCGGCGCTCTGCACCAGCAGGCCCGAGCCGATGCGCTTGATGTCCTGCAAGTTGCGGCCGGCGCCGTGCGGGATGCGCAGCACGCGCACGTTGGCCTTCTTCCTGGCGTAGTCGATCGCCGCGTCGTCGTAATCCGGCGCGATCAGCACCTCGACGAACTGGCGGTCGAGGATGACCTTGGCGGTGGCCGCGTCGAGCTTGGTGTTGAAGGCGATGATGCCGCCGAACGCCGAGGTCGGGTCGGTCGCATACGCCAGCTCGTAGGCGTCGCCGCAGGCCACGCCCTGGGCCACGCCGCAGGGGTTGGCGTGCTTGACGATCACGCAGGCCGGGGTTTCGAACTGGCGAACGCATTCCCAGGCCGCGTCGGCGTCGGCGAGGTTGTTGTAGCTCAGCTCCTTGCCCTGCAACTGGGTGAAGGTGGCCAGGGTGCCGGGCAGCGGGTTGACGTCGCGGTAGAACGCGCCGAGCTGGTGCGGGTTTTCGCCGTAGCGCAGGTCCATGACCTTGACGAAGCTGGCGTTGTGCTGCGCAGGGAAGGCCTGCGCGCTGCCGTCCTCGGCGATCGCCGAGAGGTGATTGCTGATCGCCGCGTCGTACTGGGCGACGCGGTTGAACGCGGCCACCGACAGGGCGAAGCGGGTCTTGCCGCTGAGCGCGCCGTCGTTGCCGTTCAATTCCTCGATCAGGCCGGCGTATTGCGCCGGGTCGGTCGCGACCGCGACCCGGGCGAAGTTCTTCGCCGCCGAGCGCAGCATCGCCGGGCCGCCGATGTCGATGTTCTCGATGATGTCGTCGAAGCTGCTGGCGGGGTTGGCGGCGACTTTCTCGAACGGGTACAGGTTCAACACCAGCAGGTCGATCGCGGCGATGCCGTGCTGGGCCATCACTGCGTCGTCGGTGCCGGCGCGGCCGAGCAGGCCGCCGTGGACCAGCGGATGCAGGGTCTTGACCCGGCCGTCCATCATTTCCGGGAAGCCGGTGACCTCGGACACGTCGCGCACGGCCAGGCCGGCGTCGCGGATGGCCTTGGCGGTGCCGCCGGTGGACAGCAGTTCGACCCCGCGCGCGGCCAGGGCCTGGGCGAGTTCGATGAGGCCGGTCTTGTCGGACACGGACAGCAGGGCGCGGCGGATGTGAACCGGCGTGCCGGTCGAGGTATCGGAGGTCATTCGGGGAAGGGGGCAGCGGAAGGCGCGGGAATTATAGCGGGGGTGGGCCGCCGGGCCGGCCCGTTCAGGCCCGGATCGCGCATCTTCGGCCACCGTGGCCCGGCAATCGCGACGCCGACGGCGCCGCGCGGCCGGCGTCGGCACCGCCACGCTGATCCGGCGGGCCAGTATTTCGATACCGCGCGCATCCGTGGGCACGGGGACCGCGATCGTTGTCCGCAGCCGCTAAGCTGATCGGCGATGCCCGCGAGGGCTTTGGGAACGCACAGGGAATGGCTTCGATCTACGCTTTGAAAGGACGCTTCCAGGGGCTGCTGCGGCCGCTGGTGCGACGCCTGCACGCGCTGGGCGTCACCGCCAATCAAGTCACCACCGCGGCGGCGGCGGTCTCGCTCGGCGTGGCCGTGCTGGTGTACTGGGCCGCGCCGGCGCGGCCGTGGCTGTTCGCGCTGCTGCCGTTGTGGATGTTCGCGCGCATGGCGATGAACGCCATCGACGGCATGCTGGCGCGCGAGTTCGGCCAGCAGTCGCGGCTGGGCGCTTACCTCAACGAACTGTGCGATGTGGTGTCCGACAGCGCCTTGTACCTGGCCTTGTTCGCGGTCGCCGGCCTGCATCCGGCGCCGTTGCTGGCGTTCGTGCTGCTGGCGGCGTTGACCGAATACGCCGGCGTGCTCGGGCCGATGATCGGCGCGCCGCGTCGCTACGACGGGCCGATGGGCAAGAGCGACCGCGCGTTCGTGGTCGGTTTGCTAGGCGTATTGCTCGCGCTGGGCTGGATCGGCGCGCGCGGTACGGAACTGATGTTGATCGTCGCCGGTCTGCTGTGCGTGTTGACCGTGGTGCGCCGCGTGCGCGCCGGTTTGCGGCATGATGCCGCGCAGGACGCCGCAGTACCGCAACAAGGAGAAGGTTGATGAGGGAAGTACAGGAACGCCAGTTCGCCAGTTTCGACGGCACTTCGTTGTTCTATCGCTATTGGCCCGCGAGCGCGCCGGCCGCCGGCCAGCCGCGCCGCGCGATCGTGCTGCTGCATCGCGGCCACGAACATTCCGGCCGGGTCCAGCATCTGGTCGCCGAGTTGGGCATGGAGGACGCCGATTTCTTCGCCTGGGACGCGCGCGGCAACGGCCGTTCGCCCGGCGAGCGCGGCGATGCGCCCGGTTTCGATGCGCTGGTGCGCGACCTGGACCGCTTCGTCGCCCATATCGGCGCCAGCCACGGCATCGCGGTCGAAGACACCGCGCTGATCGCGCAGAGTGTCGGCGCGGTGGTCGCCGCGACCTGGGTCCACGACTACGCGCCGCGCCTGCGCGCGCTGGTGCTGGCCTCGCCGGCGTTCAAGGTCAAGCTGTACGTGCCGCTGGCGGTGCCGGGCCTGAAGCTGATGCAGAAGCTGCGCGGCAATTTCTTCGTCAACAGCTATGTCAAGCCGCAGTGGTTGACGCACGATCCGGAGCGGGTCGAGAGCTATCGTACCGATCCGTTGATTACCCGGCCGATTTCGGTGCGGGTGTTGTTGGGGCTGTACGAGACTTCGGACCGTATCGTGGCCGATGCGCAGGCGATCACGGTGCCGACGCAACTCTTGGTCTCGGGTTCGGATTTCGTCGTCCACCGCGGCCCGCAGGACCGGTTCTACGAGCGGCTGGGATCGGAAATCAAGGAACGCCACCTGCTGCAGGGCTTCTATCACGACACCCTGGGCGAGAAGGGCCGGGTCGCCGCGATCAACCGCATCCGCGCCTTCGTGCAGGCGCGTTTCGCCGAGCCGCTGCGCCGCGCCGATCTGCTCGACGCGCACCGTCACGGCCCGAGCTTCGAGGAATCGGAAAAACTCTCGTGGCCGCCGGAACGCTGGTCGCTGGCGGATCTGCGCTGGCGCTTCACCCGCGCCGGGCTGCGCTTCGGCGGCAAGTTCTCCGAGGGCATCAAACTCGGCCTGGACACCGGCTTCGATTCGGGCAGCAGCCTGGACTACGTCTACCGCGACGAGGCGCGCGGCAAAGGGCCGCTGGGCCGGATGATCGATCGCAATTATCTCGACGCGATCGGCTGGCGCGGCATCCGCGTGCGCCGCACCCATCTGCACGAGCTGTTGCGCGAAGCGATGCGGCGCCTGCGCGCGGCCTCGTTGCCGGTGCATGCGGTCGATATCGCCGCCGGTCACGGCCGCTATGCGCTCGAAGCGCTGGCCGGCGGCACCGAGCGCGCCGATTCGATCCGTCTGCGCGATTACAGCGAGCTCAACGTCGACAAGGGCCGCGCCTTGATCGACACCCTCGGCGCCCGCGCGCTCGCGCGCTTCGATCAGGGCGACGCGTTCGACCGCAACGCGCTGGCCGCGCTCGATCCGCGCCCGACCCTGGCGGTGGTGTCGGGCCTGTACGAACTGTTTCCCGACAACGCGCTGGTGCGGCGCTCGCTCGAAGGCCTGGCCGCGGCGGTGCCGCCGGGCGGTTTCATCGTCTACACCGGCCAGCCCTGGCATCCGCAGCTGGAGTTCATCGCCCGCGCGCTGACCAGCCACCGCGGCGGCGAGGCCTGGGTGATGCGCCGGCGCAGCCAGCAGGAAATGGACGATCTGGTGCGCGCGGCGGGTTTCGTCAAGATCGATCAGCGCATCGACGCCTGGGGCATCTTCACCGTATCGCTGGCGCAGCGGGTCGACGCATGACCGCTGCGACCGCGCGGCGTCCGTGGGGGCGGGCGCTGCTGTGGCTGATCTTCCTCGGGCCGCTGTTCTTTCTGAGCTACGGCTACGCCAACTCGGTCGCGGCCGCGCGCGTCGTCGTGCCCAGCATCGTGTTCGACTGGGAACGGGCGATGCCGTTCTGGGCCTGGACCATCGTGCCGTACTGGTCGATCGACCTGTTCTACGGGATATCGCTGTTCGTCTGCCGCGACCGGCGCGAGCTCGATACCCAGGCCTTGCGCCTGCTGAGCGCGCAGGTCGTCGCGATCTCGTGTTTCCTGTTGCTCCCGCTGCATTTCAGTTTCACCCGTCCGGAGACGGGCGGCGTGTTCGGTTGGTTGTTCGATGTGCTGCTGGGCTTCGACAAACCGTTCAATCAGGCGCCGTCGCTGCACATCGTGCTATTGATCGTGCTGTGGGTGCGTTTCGCTCAGCACCTGGGCGGCGTGTGGCGCTGGATGTTGCACCTGTGGTTCGCGCTGATCGGCTTGTCGGTGTTGACCACCTATCAGCATCACTTCATCGACCTGCCCACCGGTGTGCTGGCCGGTTGGCTGTGCGTGTGGCTGTGGCCGGAACGCGCCGTCGCGCCGTGGCGGCATGCGGCGCTGACGCGCGATCCGCAGCGCTGGAAGCTCGCGCTGATCTATCTGGCCGGCGCCAGTGCCTGTGCGTATGCCGCGATCGCGCTGGGCGGGGCCGCGTTGTGGCTGCTGTGGCCGGCGCTGTCGTTGCTGCTGGTGGCGCTGAACTACGCGGTCCTCGGCGCGGACGGCTTCCAGAAACGCGACGACGGCCGTCTGAGCACGGCCGCGTGCTGGCTGTATGCGCCGTACCTGCTGGGCGCGTGGCTCAATTCGCGCTGGTGGACGCGCAACGCGCCGCAGCCGGTGTGGGTGATCGACGAAGTCTGGCTGGGTCGGGTGCCCGGCCGCGACGAACGCGATGGCTATGCGCGGGTGATCGATGTCAGCGCGGAACTACCGTTGCGGTCGTGGCGATCGGGCGACGTGGTCAGGCCGATGCTGGATCTGGTCGCGCCGAGCGCTGAGCAGTTGCGCCAAGCCGCCATCGATATTGAATCGCTGCGGGGGCACGGCGAGATTTTGGTCTGCTGCGCCCTGGGCTACTCGCGCAGCGCCGCCGCGGTCGCGGCGTGGCTGCTGCACAGCGGACGCGCGGCCACGGTGGACGAAGCGATCGCGATCCTGCGCAAGGCGCGGCCGGCGATCGTGCTGCGCGACCGGCATCGGCGCGCGCTGGGATTGATGACGCGCGCAGCGGCGACGGCGCGTACGCAGGTTCCAGACGGACACATCGCATGAGCGATCCGCAAACGCCGCCGCCTTCGAGTGGCGATCCCATCGCGACGACGGCTTTCGACCTGCGCGCGATGGCCTCGCTGCTGGCGCAGGGGCGGCATCTGCGCAACGTCTCGCTGATCGTGCTGGCGGCCACGCTGCTGGGTCTGGTGTGGCCCGACGCGGGCGCGGATGCCATGCCGGCGTGGTGGCTGCTGAGCCTGTGCGCCGGGCTGGCGCAGTTGTATTACGCGGTGCGGGTGGATTTCGACGCGAGGTTGCTGGCCGCGTTGGCCGATCACGGCGATGACGCCAACGCCGACCTGCACGCCGCGCGACGCCTGGACGCGAGCTTGATCGCGCTGGAGCTGTTGCCGCGCGACCGCGCCGGTCGCGACTGGCCGGCGCGCTGGCGCGGCGCGCGCGGCCTGCTGCGCAATCAAGCGTTGTGCCTGCTGGCCCAATTGGCGATGCTGGTCGCGGCCTATGGGCGAGTGTGGCTATGAGCGAAACGGGGATGGACGATAACGTGTGGACCGCGCCGCGGCGCGCGCTGTGGCAACGCCTGCACCAATACCAATTCGGCGGCGAACACCACGAAGCCTTTCTGACCTGCGTCGCCCACGCCTGCCAGACCACGCGCGAGGGCGCGCAGGCGGCGCTGGAGGAATACCGGCGGTTCTGTTTTCTGGCGATTTCCGCCGGCCATCCGGTCACGCCGAGCGAGCTGATCGATCAGGTCTGGCACGCGCATATGACCGACACCCGCGACTACTGGCAACGCTTTTGTCCGCAGGTGCTCGAACAATCGCTGCACCACGCGCCCTCGCTCGGCGGCGCGCAGGAACAAGAACGGCATCAACAGCAGTACCGCGAGACCTATATCAGCTACGAGCGCTTCTTCGGCGATCCGCCGGCGGCGCAATGGCCGTATCCGACGCTGTCGCGCGCGGCGCAGGTCGCCACTCACGAGCCGCAATCGGGCCGGCGCACGCCGTTGCGGTTCGTCACGCCCTGGACCTTGCCGCCTCGCGGGGTCGGCCGGTGGGCATGGATATGGAGCGGCGCCTGCGCCGCGGCGTATGTGTGGGGTGTATCGGTGTCGGCGGACTACGACCCGCTGCAATGGCGCGGCTATCAGTTTCTCGCGTTCTACATCGCCGCGATCGGCTGCGTGTTCGCGGTCGGCGGTGCATTGGAGCGACGCGTGCGCGGCGCCAACCGGCGCGGCAGCGTCCAAGGCGGCGACCCGGTCGAACTGGGTTTTCTTGCCGCGGGCACCGAACGCGCCGCGGACGTGGCGATCGTCGAACTGCTCGACCGCGATGCCTTGCGCCTGGATTTCGCCGGTCACGCCCGCGATGCGGCGCGCACCGGCGCCTGGCTGCGCGCGAACCCGGACGGCGGCAAGCAGCCTCTTCCCGAATCGCTGCGCGAGGCGATGTGGATCGTGCAGCGCCGGCAGAATCTCGACGATGCCCTCGGCGCGCTCAAGCAGCATTACGACGGACTGGGCGAGCACCTGCAGCGCAAGGGCTGGTGGATGAGTTCGGGGCAGGCCTTAGGCGCGCGACTGGTCGGCACGCTGCCGATCATCGCCTTGGCCGGGTTCGGCCTGTGCAAGATTTTTATCGGCGTGGAGCGCGGCAAGCCGGTGGGCTTCCTGGTGGTACTGACTGCGTTCGCGGGTGTGTTGGCGTTGGTCCGCTGGGCCTTCGCCAAGCGGCGTTCGCGCGCCGGTGATTGGGCGCTGCACGATGCCGACCGCGCCTTGGCCAAGCGCCGCGAATCCAGCGACGTCGAGGCCGGCGCGCGGGTCGCGTTGATGGGCACGGCGGGCCTGCTCGACAGCGCGCTGGCCGATTACCACATCCTGCGCACGCCGGTGTCCAGCAGCAGCGACGGCAGCGGCGGCAGCAGCAGTTGCGGCAGCAGTAGCAACAGCAGTAGCAACAGCAGCGACAGCGGCGGCAGCAGTTGCGGGTCCAGCGGCTGCGGCGGTTGCGGCGGCGGTGGCGATTGAACGGAGCGACAGCATGAGCGACCCCCACGATCCCCGGCCGTCCGATGACGTCGCGCCGTTGCCGACCGCGCCGGGCGAACCGGCGCGGCCCGACTGGCGCATACGCCTGGCCGCGCGGCTGCGTTCGCGCGGTGCCACGCCCAATGGCATTTCTTTGTTCGCCATCGGTCTGGCCGCATTGGCCGGGCTGTCGTTCTTCTTCGCCCTGCGCGATCCGCCGCTGGCCGGCGTGGTGCTGCTGTTGTTCGCGGCCGTTTGCCTGCAAGGGCGGATGCTGTGCAATCGGCTCGACGGCCTGCTCGCGCGTCGCGGCGGCATGGTCGGCAAGGCCGGCGAGGTCTATAGCGATGCGCCCGATCGGCTCGCCGACACGCTGATTTTTCTCGGCGTCGGCTACGGCCTGGCGCCGTGGCTGAGCTGGGCCAGCGACTTGGGCTGGGCCGCGTCGCTGCTGTCGGTCGGTACCGCTTACGTGCGCGTGCTCGGCTTGGCCTGCGGCTTGCGCGAACATGCGCAGGGCCCGATGTCGCGGCGCATGCGCATGATCGCGATGAGTCTGGCCGCGCTGCTGTCGGCGATCGGTCTGGCGTTGGGATGGACCCAGTGGGTCGAGGCCTTGCTCGCCGCCGCCCTGGCCGCGGTCGCGCTCGGCGCGGCCGTGACCATCGGCTTGCGCCTGCGTTCGATCGTGCGCGAATTGGAGGCCAGATGATTTCGAACTTGC
This genomic interval carries:
- a CDS encoding TIGR04222 domain-containing membrane protein, which encodes MDDNVWTAPRRALWQRLHQYQFGGEHHEAFLTCVAHACQTTREGAQAALEEYRRFCFLAISAGHPVTPSELIDQVWHAHMTDTRDYWQRFCPQVLEQSLHHAPSLGGAQEQERHQQQYRETYISYERFFGDPPAAQWPYPTLSRAAQVATHEPQSGRRTPLRFVTPWTLPPRGVGRWAWIWSGACAAAYVWGVSVSADYDPLQWRGYQFLAFYIAAIGCVFAVGGALERRVRGANRRGSVQGGDPVELGFLAAGTERAADVAIVELLDRDALRLDFAGHARDAARTGAWLRANPDGGKQPLPESLREAMWIVQRRQNLDDALGALKQHYDGLGEHLQRKGWWMSSGQALGARLVGTLPIIALAGFGLCKIFIGVERGKPVGFLVVLTAFAGVLALVRWAFAKRRSRAGDWALHDADRALAKRRESSDVEAGARVALMGTAGLLDSALADYHILRTPVSSSSDGSGGSSSCGSSSNSSSNSSDSGGSSCGSSGCGGCGGGGD
- a CDS encoding CDP-alcohol phosphatidyltransferase family protein, translated to MSDPHDPRPSDDVAPLPTAPGEPARPDWRIRLAARLRSRGATPNGISLFAIGLAALAGLSFFFALRDPPLAGVVLLLFAAVCLQGRMLCNRLDGLLARRGGMVGKAGEVYSDAPDRLADTLIFLGVGYGLAPWLSWASDLGWAASLLSVGTAYVRVLGLACGLREHAQGPMSRRMRMIAMSLAALLSAIGLALGWTQWVEALLAAALAAVALGAAVTIGLRLRSIVRELEAR